TCCCTCCCGAAAGGAATTGACGTGCAGCGGCTGAGCATGTTCTAACCGTTACCCGTCCCCATATAGACTGTCCCTCGGGAGTGGATTCATGCACACCTGATAAGTGCTAATTACAGGAGTGCTCGGCCAAATAATCCATCGTCATCGTCACGAACAGCTTAGCGGCGTGCAGCATCGCCTTCTCCTCAATGTCGAAGCGCGGATGATGATGCGGATGAACGATACCGCGCTCCTTGCTGCCCGCTCCGACCAGCATGAAGCAGCCAGGCACCTGCTCCAGATAGTACGCGTAATCCTCTGCCGCCATAATGAGCGGCGAACGCTGCGTCCCTTCCTCCCCGAACACCTTAGGCGCCGCGCGTACGAATCGCTCAGCCTCCGCCTCATGATTCACAACAGGCGGGTAGCCCAGCTTGTAATCAATCCTGTAGCGGGCACCGTGCATTGAACACGTCTGTGCCACGATCGTCTCCAGCCGCTCTCTAATACGATTGCGCAGCTCACCGTCGAACGTCCGAACGGTGCCCTTCAGCTGCGCGGTCTCGGCGATCACATTGAACGTCGAGCCGCTGTGAATAGAGCCGACGGACACGACACACGGCTGCGTCGGATCGGCGGACCGGCTCACGATCGACTGCAGGCTCACGACGAGCTGGGACGCGATATAGACCGCGTCGATCGTCTCGTGCGGCAGCCCGCCATGCCCGCCTCTGCCAAGCACATCAATAATGAATTCATCGGCAGCCGCCATAATCGGCCCTTCCTTGCACCATGCCGTTCCCGCTTCGAGTGGCGACCACAGATGAACGCCATAGACGACGTCAACGCCTTCCAGCGCACCGTCCGCAATCATCGGCGCCGCTCCGCCAGGCGTCATCTCCTCCGCATGCTGGAATAGGAAGACGACTGTGCCCGCCCATTCGCCGCGGCATTCACTCAGCGCCTTCGCCACCGCGAGCAGCGTCGCGGTGTGCGCATCATGACCGCAAGCATGCATGACGCCGGGCACCTTGGACGCATATTCGCAATCGTTCTCCTCGTGAATCGGCAGCGCGTCCATATCGGCCCGCAGCGCCACCGTCGACCCTCGGCCCAAGCCTCCCTCGAGCTTCGCCAGAATGCCGTGACCTTGTCCGACCTTCGTGCGAACGTCAAGTCCCCATTGTCGAAGCTTCTCCTCGACGAAGGCAGCCGTGTGGTCCTCCTTGAACGAGAGCTCCGGGTATTGGTGCAGGTGACGTCGCCAGACGACCATTTCTTCATATGTAGCCTCGAGCGCTTCCATTATCGTCATGCTTGTGCCCCCTCGAGAGTTGTAGGTTAACAGCCGGTCACACGCTCAAGCTGTTTTTGCTTATTTTAACAGATGCTCGGAACGGTTTCACGCATGTGTCACAAATTTTCAAACTTTGCTGGTTTCGCCTTGTCCGAACGACTGCATTAGGCTTGCACTGCAAGGGGAAACATACTATCATGGGTAAGGTGATGTACATAGATTAGGAGGGCTTGCTGTGATTATTGAGAACAGTGGATTGAAGGGCTTGAAGAGCGATCTCGCCCATTTGGATGAATCGATGGAGCAGCTTGGCTTTGTACGCTGGCAGTGGGAGTATTACCGCGCTACGTACGATCTGAAGCTGGAAGATAAAAAGAACGGTGAAGACTACTACCTTCGTGTGAATGCGCGCGTGGAGTCCGGCAAGCTGGAGCAGCCGCACGCCATTCTCTATATTGAGGACACATATATCGGAAGAGCGACCTTCCCGCACGGCCTCGACTATCAGTCCCCGGTTCCGGATGCCTTTATGAAAATTGTTGAAGCGAAGCTCGCTGAGCTCAAGACGAAGCTGACGCAATAAGCGAGGGCCTCTCTATGAGCCAGCCGCGACGAGGAACGCCCGACTTTTTATTGCTGTTTCTGACGTTTGTACTCGTTTGCATTGGTTTAGCGTTTGTTTTTAGCGCCAGCGTGGCGATGAAGGATCCTTTGTATCTCGTCATCAGACAAAGCTTCGCCGTAGGAATTGGCACGGTGCTGCTTTTGTTTTGCATGAATGTCGACTTTCGCAAGTTCCAACGCTGGGTCGCACCACTGCTCGTGTTCACGATTGTACTGCTGCTTCTCGTGCCCATCGTTGGCCGCGAGGTCAATAGTGCCAAGAGCTGGATCTACATCGGATCGTTCGGCCTCCAGCCGACGGAGCTGGCCAAGCTGTCGATCATCTTGTACTTGGCGGCGCTGGTCAGCAAGAAGGGCGACAAAATCCGCGATTTCAAGCGGGGGCTCGTGCCCCCGCTTCTCGTCATAGGCTTCTTCTGCATGCTAATCATGCTGCAGCCTGACCTCGGCTCTACGATGATCGTCGTGCTTAGCGCAATGCTCGTCATTATGGTGGGCGGTGCCAACCTGAAGCACATCGCCGCGCTCGGGCTTGCAGGTGTTGCATTTCTCTCCATTGCGATCTCAGCTACCTTCCTCAAGTCTGGAGACATGAACTACAGAATTGGACGTATTATGACGTACCTGGATCCGTTCGCGGACAAGCAGGGTGACGGCTACCAGATCGTTCAATCGCTGTATGCATTCGGACACGGAGGGCTGACAGGAGCTGGATTTGGCCAAAGTATCCAGAAGCTGCATTATTTGCCCTATGCGCATAATGATTTTATATTTTCCATTATCGGCGAAGAGCTCGGCTTTATCGGAACATCGTTGTTTCTGATCTTGTACTTAAGCTTCTTGCTGCGTGGACTTATCGTCGCGCTCCGCTGTCAGGACCTGTTCGGCATGCTTACGGGCGTCGGGATCGTCGGGATGATCGGCGTGCAGGCGTTCATTAACATCGGCGGCGTCACCAACACGATCCCGATGACCGGCGTGACGCTGCCGTTAATTAGCCATGGCGGAACATCAATGCTCGTGACGCTAATGGCACTCGGTATCCTGCTCAGCATTTCCCGCGAATCGAACAAGCCGCAAGCGAGTAGCATACAATCGAAAAAGAGAGCCTGACGGCTCTCTTTTTGCTTCTATGCTTCGATTATTTCACCCGATGCTGTGCATCCTCAGACTGCGGCTGCTCTTCCTCACGGAAGGCGACACCCTCAACCTTGATGTTCACCTCTACGACCGACAAGCCCGTCATATTCTCGACCGCTTCCCGTACATTCTCCTGAAGACTGCGGCATACCTCTTGAATCTTGCTTCCAAAATGAACAATAACCCGCAGGTCGATAGCCGCTTCAACTTGACCGACTTCGACAGAAACACCGCGCTGTACGTTCTTACCACTAAGGCGCTTCGCCAATCCTTCTGATATACCACCCGACATGGCGGCGATCCCCGGCGTCTCCAGAGCAGCAAGACCTGCTATAGTTGCTACGACGTCATCTGAAATGCGGATTTGTCCTGTTTGAATTTCTTCGCTCATGAGGATCACTCCTTCAAGGGTTATACACTCTATTGTAATGTCTTCCTGCTTGGAAAGCAAATACAACCCGGACGCAGAATGACATCGTTCGACAGCTTCGCCTAGGTCACGGAGTTCCATTGTGCTGATGAGTTGAGATTGACTCGTCCCCTCCAGTCTGCAAAATAAAAGGCAGCCTTCGCTCGAAGGCTACCCTTTATTTTGCAAGTCCAAGGCTTCGTAAAGCTGCGCCAAGTTCCGCTCCAGCTTCATCAAAATTTGCTTGCCGACCGACTCGGTCACGAGCTCCGCTCGAATGGCAAAATCAATTTCACGCGAAAGCCCGTATATTTGCGTATCTAAGACCTCTTCA
Above is a genomic segment from Paenibacillus sp. YYML68 containing:
- a CDS encoding M20 family metallopeptidase, which translates into the protein MTIMEALEATYEEMVVWRRHLHQYPELSFKEDHTAAFVEEKLRQWGLDVRTKVGQGHGILAKLEGGLGRGSTVALRADMDALPIHEENDCEYASKVPGVMHACGHDAHTATLLAVAKALSECRGEWAGTVVFLFQHAEEMTPGGAAPMIADGALEGVDVVYGVHLWSPLEAGTAWCKEGPIMAAADEFIIDVLGRGGHGGLPHETIDAVYIASQLVVSLQSIVSRSADPTQPCVVSVGSIHSGSTFNVIAETAQLKGTVRTFDGELRNRIRERLETIVAQTCSMHGARYRIDYKLGYPPVVNHEAEAERFVRAAPKVFGEEGTQRSPLIMAAEDYAYYLEQVPGCFMLVGAGSKERGIVHPHHHPRFDIEEKAMLHAAKLFVTMTMDYLAEHSCN
- a CDS encoding YugN family protein — its product is MIIENSGLKGLKSDLAHLDESMEQLGFVRWQWEYYRATYDLKLEDKKNGEDYYLRVNARVESGKLEQPHAILYIEDTYIGRATFPHGLDYQSPVPDAFMKIVEAKLAELKTKLTQ
- the ftsW gene encoding putative lipid II flippase FtsW, which encodes MSQPRRGTPDFLLLFLTFVLVCIGLAFVFSASVAMKDPLYLVIRQSFAVGIGTVLLLFCMNVDFRKFQRWVAPLLVFTIVLLLLVPIVGREVNSAKSWIYIGSFGLQPTELAKLSIILYLAALVSKKGDKIRDFKRGLVPPLLVIGFFCMLIMLQPDLGSTMIVVLSAMLVIMVGGANLKHIAALGLAGVAFLSIAISATFLKSGDMNYRIGRIMTYLDPFADKQGDGYQIVQSLYAFGHGGLTGAGFGQSIQKLHYLPYAHNDFIFSIIGEELGFIGTSLFLILYLSFLLRGLIVALRCQDLFGMLTGVGIVGMIGVQAFINIGGVTNTIPMTGVTLPLISHGGTSMLVTLMALGILLSISRESNKPQASSIQSKKRA
- a CDS encoding Asp23/Gls24 family envelope stress response protein, producing the protein MSEEIQTGQIRISDDVVATIAGLAALETPGIAAMSGGISEGLAKRLSGKNVQRGVSVEVGQVEAAIDLRVIVHFGSKIQEVCRSLQENVREAVENMTGLSVVEVNIKVEGVAFREEEQPQSEDAQHRVK
- a CDS encoding YlaN family protein — its product is MSSDMLLSLSQKALHLLQEDADKIEKLIEVQMLNLTTRQCPLYEEVLDTQIYGLSREIDFAIRAELVTESVGKQILMKLERNLAQLYEALDLQNKG